One genomic window of Branchiostoma floridae strain S238N-H82 chromosome 4, Bfl_VNyyK, whole genome shotgun sequence includes the following:
- the LOC118414800 gene encoding uncharacterized protein LOC118414800 — MEHVLNMAAQLNLPATSTGVLFSSYCHSLSGHAKVRYEEKVSAIGFDPYSLHKSAFDSDLALVPSVEYPDIVNYLVLTTSWATNNQMKAYKSMEAYNFFVSGWVDTLQMKTVSPDKVLVAARVKHSQRNTATPLKPWFLAEENGNILLAHCDCMAGVSEACSHIGAILFAAEVGARLRNSTSCTDVESYWSAPTYVRNIPYLPASGMDFQSAKKKHALLMENNVTPSATRTVPEGNTEAGTSCDEQKAFFQKLSESGCRPGILSLVAPFNEKYIPKDIALPKPIPEHYNPRYAELSFDELLEKCSEVNENLSLTPGQIHAIEESTRDQAKSNVWYRQRAGRITASNLKAACHSNPDKPSKSVVMGVCYPQTQRFVSPFTNWGQLHESTALKVYEERMIDNHEGFQTYESGLHINNDWPYLGATPDGLVECKCCGKGVCEMKCPFTAKDLLPTDLANTRNFCLKKTNDIVHLDRSHAYYYQVQAQMFICDVEYCDFVAWTKKGVFIERILPNAEFWDSATLKSKEFFDKAILPEIVGKWFSKTESSG, encoded by the exons atGGAACATGTATTAAACATGGCAGCACAACTAAACTTACCGGCCACGAGTACAGGAGTGCTATTTTCTTCTTATTGCCACTCATTAAGTGGTCATGCCAAGGTCAGGTATGAGGAGAAGGTCTCTGCCATTGGGTTTGACCCGTACAGTTTGCACAAATCGGCGTTTGATAGCGATTTAGCTCTAGTGCCGTCGGTGGAGTACCCGGACATAGTGAATTATCTTGTCCTGACAACCTCTTGGGCCACTAACAACCAAATGAAGGCGTACAAGTCTATGGAGGCGTACAACTTCTTTGTGTCGGGCTGGGTGGACACCCTGCAGATGAAAACAGTCAGCCCTGACAAGGTCCTTGTAGCAGCGCGG GTGAAGCATTCACAAAGAAACACGGCAACACCATTGAAACCGTGGTTTCTCGCAGAAGAAAATGGAAACATTCTCCTCGCGCACTGTGATTGCATGGCGGGTGTGAGTGAAGCCTGCTCGCATATCGGTGCAATACTTTTTGCCGCGGAAGTTGGGGCAAGGCTAAGGAATTCAACATCCTGTACCGACGTCGAGTCTTATTGGTCAGCGCCAACATATGTCCGAAACATACCATATCTGCCTGCATCCGGGATGGACTTTCAGTCGGCAAAGAAAAAACACGCTTTGTTGATGGAAAACAACGTAACCCCATCGGCCACACGCACAGTGCCAGAGGGTAACACGGAAGCTGGTACAAGCTGTGATGAACAGAAGGCATTTTTCCAGAAGCTTTCCGAATCAGGTTGTCGTCCAGGCATCCTTTCCCTTGTCGCTCCCTTCAATGAAAAGTATATTCCAAAGGACATTGCACTTCCTAAACCAATCCCTGAACATTATAACCCAAGATATGCTGAACTAAGTTTTGATGAGCTATTAGAGAAGTGTTCCGAAGTAAATGAAAATCTCTCTCTGACACCAGGCCAAATCCACGCAATTGAAGAGAGCACACGAGACCAGGCGAAATCAAATGTCTGGTACAGACAAAGAGCTGGTCGCATTACAGCGTCCAATCTAAAGGCTGCTTGCCACAGTAACCCAGATAAGCCATCTAAATCTGTGGTTATGGGTGTATGTTATCCGCAGACACAACGTTTTGTCAGCCCGTTTACAAATTGGGGGCAGTTGCATGAAAGTACAGCACTGAAAGTATATGAAGAGAGAATGATTGACAACCATGAAGGTTTCCAAACTTACGAAAGTGGCCTACATATCAACAATGACTGGCCTTATCTAGGAGCAACACCTGATGGTTTGGTTGAATGTAAGTGTTGTGGGAAAGGGGTATGTGAAATGAAGTGTCCATTTACTGCCAAAGATCTCTTGCCAACTGATTTAGCAAATACCAGAAACTTCTGCTTGAAGAAAACCAATGACATAGTTCACCTTGACCGCTCACATGCTTACTACTACCAAGTACAGGCACAGATGTTCATATGTGATGTAGAGTATTGTGATTTTGTGGCATGGACAAAGAAGGGGGTGTTCATTGAAAGAATCCTACCAAATGCAGAGTTTTGGGATAGTGCAACGTTGAAATCTAAGGAGTTCTTTGACAAGGCAATCCTCCCTGAAATTGTTGGCAAGTGGTTCTCCAAAACCGAATCATCAGGatga
- the LOC118414806 gene encoding uncharacterized protein LOC118414806 isoform X2 — translation MICCDIRSAASAVRSLRVEGKPADLYACTDPDWVPTQHLGHNKVRALDISIGLARNDRLSARNSIKRRKIEEEDHSTNVIDPPCPPVSPDEPTKCDVGCQTDMTGEEIDRMKFTVNYLSEQQDQLKTQLLAHQLHEGSFSNGGDDKVRFFTGLPNFLILMNVFQLVVSHVKCTSRNVISPFQQFILVLMRLRLALSLQDLSYRFGISLSTTCRIFDKWISVMNNRLSFLILWPQRDVLRKTMPTVFKQSFGNKVSVIIDCFEVFIERPSSLIARAMTWSTYKHHNTVKFLIGISPQGCISFISKAWGGRVSDKYLTENCGILRKLEPGDIVLADRGFTIADSVAFQGAKLHIPAFTKGKKQLSASEVETTRKIANVRIHVERVIGLVRRKYSVLQSTLPIPLVKSKPGDALAPIDKITRVCCALTNLSDSVVPS, via the exons atgatatgTTGTGACATTCGATCTGCCGCTTCAGCTGTGCGCTCGCTCCGGGTGGAAG GGAAACCTGCTGACCTGTATGCATGTACTGACCCAGATTGGGTGCCTACACAACATCTTGGGCACAACAAAGTCAGGGCCTTGGACATCAGCATTGGACTGGCCCGCAATGATAGGTTGTCAGCAAGAAACAGCATAAAGCGAAGAAAAATTGAGGAAGAAGATCATTCAA CAAACGTCATTGATCCACCTTGCCCACCTGTGTCACCGGATGAACCAACTAAGTGTGATGTAGGATGCCAGACCGACATGACGGGGGAGGAGATTGACAGGATGAAGTTTACCGTCAACTATCTTTCTGAACAACAAGACCAACTCAAGACACAGCTCCTAGCACATCAGTTACATGAGGGTAGTTTTAGTAATGGGGGGGATGATAAAGTTAGATTTTTCACTGGTTTGCCAAATTTTCTCATATTGATGAATGTATTCCAGCTTGTTGTGTCTCATGTTAAGTGTACGTCTCGCAATGTAATCTCTCCTTTTCAGCAGTTCATTTTAGTTTTGATGAGGCTCAGACTTGCTCTTTCTCTTCAAGATCTGTCTTACCGTTTTGGTATTTCTTTGTCCACAACATGTAGAATTTTTGACAAATGGATTTCTGTTATGAATAACCGTCTCAGTTTTCTTATTCTTTGGCCACAACGTGATGTACTTAGGAAAACCATGCCCACAGTTTTTAAACAAAGTTTTGGTAACAAAGTATCTGTTATAATTGATTGTTTTGAAGTTTTCATTGAACGCCCTTCCAGTCTGATAGCACGTGCAATGACCTGGTCCACTTACAAACACcacaatactgtaaaatttCTAATTGGCATTTCACCACAAGGTTGTATATCTTTTATATCTAAGGCCTGGGGGGGGAGGGTTAGCGATAAGTATTTAACTGAAAACTGTGGGATTTTAAGAAAGTTAGAACCAGGGGATATTGTTTTAGCAGATAGGGGGTTTACTATAGCAGATAGTGTAGCTTTTCAAGGGGCAAAACTGCATATACCAGCATTTACCAAAGGCAAAAAACAACTGTCAGCATCAGAAGTAGAAACTACCCGTAAGATAGCTAATGTAAGAATACATGTAGAGCGTGTTATTGGTCTAGTTAGAAGGAAATATTCAGTTTTGCAGAGTACGTTACCCATCCCCTTAGTAAAATCTAAACCTGGTGATGCTCTGGCACCCATAGATAAGATTACCAGAGTGTGCTGTGCACTCACAAACTTGTCAGATTCTGTTGTACCTTCCTAA
- the LOC118414806 gene encoding uncharacterized protein LOC118414806 isoform X1, protein MPVLCAVYGCGNNSQRDKEYSFFRIPKIIENQGEKTRVLSEERRTQWLANINRADLNEQKCSYSRVCSKHFVSRKPADLYACTDPDWVPTQHLGHNKVRALDISIGLARNDRLSARNSIKRRKIEEEDHSTNVIDPPCPPVSPDEPTKCDVGCQTDMTGEEIDRMKFTVNYLSEQQDQLKTQLLAHQLHEGSFSNGGDDKVRFFTGLPNFLILMNVFQLVVSHVKCTSRNVISPFQQFILVLMRLRLALSLQDLSYRFGISLSTTCRIFDKWISVMNNRLSFLILWPQRDVLRKTMPTVFKQSFGNKVSVIIDCFEVFIERPSSLIARAMTWSTYKHHNTVKFLIGISPQGCISFISKAWGGRVSDKYLTENCGILRKLEPGDIVLADRGFTIADSVAFQGAKLHIPAFTKGKKQLSASEVETTRKIANVRIHVERVIGLVRRKYSVLQSTLPIPLVKSKPGDALAPIDKITRVCCALTNLSDSVVPS, encoded by the exons ATGCCAGTCTTATGTGCTGTATATGGCTGTGGTAACAATTCCCAACGAGACAAGGAATACAGCTTTTTCAGAATtcccaaaataattgaaaaccaAGGGGAGAAAACGAGAGTGCTGTCGGAGGAAAGGCGGACTCAATGGCTTGCGAACATTAACAGAGCGGACCTAAACGAGCAAAAGTGCTCATACTCACGAGTATGTAGCAAACATTTCGTCTCAA GGAAACCTGCTGACCTGTATGCATGTACTGACCCAGATTGGGTGCCTACACAACATCTTGGGCACAACAAAGTCAGGGCCTTGGACATCAGCATTGGACTGGCCCGCAATGATAGGTTGTCAGCAAGAAACAGCATAAAGCGAAGAAAAATTGAGGAAGAAGATCATTCAA CAAACGTCATTGATCCACCTTGCCCACCTGTGTCACCGGATGAACCAACTAAGTGTGATGTAGGATGCCAGACCGACATGACGGGGGAGGAGATTGACAGGATGAAGTTTACCGTCAACTATCTTTCTGAACAACAAGACCAACTCAAGACACAGCTCCTAGCACATCAGTTACATGAGGGTAGTTTTAGTAATGGGGGGGATGATAAAGTTAGATTTTTCACTGGTTTGCCAAATTTTCTCATATTGATGAATGTATTCCAGCTTGTTGTGTCTCATGTTAAGTGTACGTCTCGCAATGTAATCTCTCCTTTTCAGCAGTTCATTTTAGTTTTGATGAGGCTCAGACTTGCTCTTTCTCTTCAAGATCTGTCTTACCGTTTTGGTATTTCTTTGTCCACAACATGTAGAATTTTTGACAAATGGATTTCTGTTATGAATAACCGTCTCAGTTTTCTTATTCTTTGGCCACAACGTGATGTACTTAGGAAAACCATGCCCACAGTTTTTAAACAAAGTTTTGGTAACAAAGTATCTGTTATAATTGATTGTTTTGAAGTTTTCATTGAACGCCCTTCCAGTCTGATAGCACGTGCAATGACCTGGTCCACTTACAAACACcacaatactgtaaaatttCTAATTGGCATTTCACCACAAGGTTGTATATCTTTTATATCTAAGGCCTGGGGGGGGAGGGTTAGCGATAAGTATTTAACTGAAAACTGTGGGATTTTAAGAAAGTTAGAACCAGGGGATATTGTTTTAGCAGATAGGGGGTTTACTATAGCAGATAGTGTAGCTTTTCAAGGGGCAAAACTGCATATACCAGCATTTACCAAAGGCAAAAAACAACTGTCAGCATCAGAAGTAGAAACTACCCGTAAGATAGCTAATGTAAGAATACATGTAGAGCGTGTTATTGGTCTAGTTAGAAGGAAATATTCAGTTTTGCAGAGTACGTTACCCATCCCCTTAGTAAAATCTAAACCTGGTGATGCTCTGGCACCCATAGATAAGATTACCAGAGTGTGCTGTGCACTCACAAACTTGTCAGATTCTGTTGTACCTTCCTAA
- the LOC118414824 gene encoding deleted in malignant brain tumors 1 protein-like, which yields MKVTACQVATVVVLAMMLTARGQEPEAEPVAPPEAPAAHEGNLEEGMAELNKFLSGFFGLLAGLSGVQPGGLGEDAGLGGVEPGGPGADDDLGGVEPSGPGADAGLGGVEPGGPSADIRLVGGSISNKGKVEVYHDGQWGTVCDDDFDMNDANVVCRQLGYGRAVDALSKSAFGWGSGPIWLSELDCEGSETHIEQCSHSGWGRHYCNHNEDAGVVCTDGIRLVGGSLSSEGRVEVYHDGQWGTVCDDDFDMNDANVVCRLMGYPSATEVRNEAAFGAGSGPIWLDNLACEGSETNIEHCSNNGYRIHDCYHGEDAGVVCSEDILRLVGGSSSSEGRVEVYHDGQWGTVCDDGFHMNNANVICRQLGYASAVEARPEAAFGAGAGPIWLDSLDCKGSETNIEDCSHNGWGKHNCEHGEDAGVVCSDDQH from the exons GTGACAGCCTGCCAAGTAGCCACCGTGGTGGTGCTTGCGATGATGTTGACTGCTCGGGGACAGGAGCCAGAGGCAGAGCCAGTGGCGCCGCCCGAAGCGCCGGCTGCTCACGAGGGCAACTTGGAGGAAGGAATGGCCGAACTGAACAAATTTCTATCGGGATTTTTCGGGCTTCTAGCCGGCCTGAGTGGCGTGCAGCCGGGAGGACTAGGCGAAG ATGCCGGCCTGGGTGGTGTGGAGCCAGGTGGACCAGGCGCTG ATGATGACCTGGGTGGCGTGGAGCCGAGTGGACCAGGCGCTG ATGCCGGCCTGGGTGGCGTGGAGCCGGGCGGACCAAGCGCAG ACATCCGACTCGTGGGTGGAAGTATTTCCAACAAGGGCAAGGTTGAAGTGTACCATGACGGACAGTGGGGGACCGTCTGTGACGACGATTTTGACATGAACGACGCCAACGTGGTCTGCCGTCAGCTGGGATACGGCAGAGCTGTGGATGCCTTATCTAAATCTGCCTTCGGGTGGGGGTCAGGACCAATCTGGCTGAGCGAATTGGACTGCGAGGGTTCCGAGACACACATCGAACAGTGCAGCCACAGCGGATGGGGCAGACATTACTGTAATCACAATGAGGACGCTGGTGTGGTTTGCACGGACG GCATCCGACTCGTGGGTGGAAGTTTGTCCAGCGAAGGCAGGGTTGAAGTGTACCATGACGGACAGTGGGGGACCGTCTGTGACGACGATTTTGACATGAACGACGCCAACGTGGTCTGCCGTCTGATGGGATACCCAAGCGCTACTGAGGTCCGAAATGAAGCAGCGTTCGGGGCGGGGTCAGGTCCGATCTGGTTGGACAACTTGGCCTGCGAGGGTTCCGAGACAAACATCGAACACTGCagcaacaacggatatagaatACATGACTGTTATCACGGTGAGGACGCTGGTGTTGTCTGCTCGGAAG acattctcCGACTCGTGGGTGGAAGTTCGTCCAGCGAGGGCAGGGTTGAAGTGTACCATGACGGACAGTGGGGGACGGTTTGTGACGATGGTTTTCACATGAACAACGCAAACGTGATCTGCCGTCAGCTGGGATACGCAAGTGCTGTGGAGGCCCGACCTGAAGCAGCCTTCGGGGCGGGGGCAGGCCCGATCTGGCTGGACAGCTTGGACTGCAAAGGTTCCGAGACAAACATCGAAGACTGTAGCCACAACGGATGGGGCAAACATAACTGTGAACACGGTGAGGACGCTGGTGTGGTCTGCTCGGACG ATCAACACTAA